Below is a genomic region from Homo sapiens chromosome X, GRCh38.p14 Primary Assembly.
TGCTGTGGGCCCTCCTCACCCCAAATATGTTTGGGTGGGGGCCTGACAGGTTGCCAAGAACGTTAGCCATCAGAGGAGACTAAGTCTGTACTGTGTTGCTTACAGGCTTAACTTCAATGCTCATCCTGACCACCATCGACTCACATCTGCGGGATAAGCTCCCCAACATTTCCTGTATCAAGGCCATTGATATCTATATCCTCGTGTGCTTGTTCTTTGTGTTCCTGTCCTTGCTGGAGTATGTCTACATCAACTATCTTTTCTACAGTCGAGGACCTCGGcgccagcctaggcgacacaggAGACCCCGAAGAGTCATTGCCCGCTACCGCTACCAGCAAGTGGTGGTAGGAAACGTGCAGGTTTGACTTTTTGACTGACAATCAGCTTTCCCTGAGCACCTCTTGAGCCCAGGCTTAGCGCTTTTGACCCTTTTGCATTTCTTAGCTTTTTAAATACGCGCACCCACACATGCGCGCACacgcaaaacacacacacacaacatataaCAAAGAAGTAGTACTATTTCTCATCACTCCTTTATAGATGATcattgtccaaggtcacaaggcaagtaagtggcagagctaaatTTCTCCAGACCTTTGGACTGAATTTGGTCCACTTTGCATGCTTCCAGAGCAGGCAATGAAGCTGGAAGGGAAGATGGGCGCAGGGAGACTGAAAGGAAGACAGACACCGGAGAGGCTGGCCTACCTACCCCTCCTTCCTTGGCACTTCAGACTCCCAAGGCAATGCTGAGGCTTTTGCTGTGGGCAGTATGTTAATGCCCAGCTACCTCCCTCCTTCGCAGAAAGCCCGGTCCTGCCTGCCTGAGCAGGCATCCATCCACCACACAGCACTCCTGAGGGAGCAGCTGCCTCCAGCGAGACACTGGCTTGGCAGCCTCCATAGCCTTCCCTTGCATGCTAACAGCCGATTGGTCCTGTTCCTCACCCCTTGAACACCAGAGACCCCAAGAGGAGCTGGCTCTATCTGTCAAAGAGATCAGTAACATTACAAGTGCTGATGAGGGAagtcccttccctcctccctccccccagtGCATATCCATCTAGGCGATATGAAACTGATGAGCCTATCCATTATCTCCTCAAAGGATGGCCTGATTAACGTGGAAGACGGAGTCAGCTCTCTCCCCATCACCCCAGCGCAGGCCCCCCTGGCAAGCCCGGAAAGCCTCGGTTCTTTGACGTCCACCTCCGAGCAGGCCCAGCTGGCCACCTCGGAAAGCCTCAGCCCACTCACTTCTCTCTCAGGCCAGGCCCCCCTGGCCACTGGAGAAAGCCTGAGCGATCTCCCCTCCACCTCAGAGCAGGCCCGGCACAGCTATGGTGTTCGCTTTAATGGTTTCCAGGCTGATGACAGTATTATTCCTACCGAAATCCGCAACCGTGTCGAAGCCCATGGCCATGGTGTTACCCATGACCATGAAGATTCCAATGAGAGCTTGAGCTCGGATGAGCGCCATGGCCATGGCCCCAGTGGGAAGCCCATGCTTCACCATGGCGAGAAGGGTGTGCAAGAAGCAGGCTGGGACCTTGATGACAACAATGACAAGAGCGACTGCCTTGCCATTAAGGAGCAATTCAAGTGTGATACTAACAGTACCTGGGGCCTTAATGATGATGAGCTCATGGCCCATGGCCAAGAGAAGGACAGTAGCTCAGAGTCTGAGGATAGTTGCCCCCCAAGCCCTGGGTGCTCCTTCACTGAAGGGTTCTCCTTCGATCTCTTTAATCCTGACTACGTCCCAAAGGTCGACAAGTGGTCCCGGTTCCTCTTCCCTCTGGCCTTTGGGTTGTTCAACATTGTTTACTGGGTATACCATATGTATTAGTCCCCCAGTGCTCCAGAACAGCGGGAGCACTGTGCTGTGCTCCTTTCAGTttcttttgggtttgtttttccctctttcctttgttccttttattttgtggttatttGGGCAATCCAATAAGTTCATACTTCTCTTTATAAACATGAGGTGGGGAGTAATTGGAAAGAACATGTTCTAGCTGGAAGGGAAGGGATTGAGGAGGAGTTGGAGGTATACAGCACATGGATTTCCTTTCCTGCTAGAAGACTCTCACCTTTTCAAAGACTTGTAACAAGGAATAAGCATAGAAAAGCCCCTGGAAATGTTTAGAGGACAGAGAAGAGCCAGGTTGGGGGATGGGGCAAGGATCTGGGCCTTTTGCCCACAAACATTTCTGGGGGGCTTTTCTGTCCCCCTTGAGGTgtcaacatttctttttcattacatgttttcttctttttttgtttcctcctAGGGATTATGGGTCTTGTTCACCCTCTGCTTAGGGCTTTATAGAAGAAAGTCAAGCTGGGTTGGGCTGGGGTTCATAGCTAAAGGGCTAGCCATGGCTTAGAAGTTCAGGGAACTTCCTATAGGAAACTTAGGGAGCATTTGTAAGTGCCTTTCCCCCACTGTATGGCATTTGACTGTGGTGTTTTGATGCAAGCGTGGAAGGGGAATGTGGGTGGATGGGGCTGCAGAGTGAGACATCAGGGTGAGAGAGCACATACTCAGCTTGTGGGGTTGGCAGAGGGTGGGGGGTGATGTCAGGTTGGAAATTACACAGTTGAGCTGGCCTCTTCGGAGGGATTGGAACTTGCCTATATTTCTGCTTCAGAACGCTTGGCAATAGAGACTCAATACATCTGTCTAAGTCAGGAGTTAGCTTTCCGTCAGTTGCTGAGTTGATCACCAGTTACAGCACTTGGTGAATAAGCACTAAGGTTAGGATAATTCACACTTGCTATTTTACCATCTGATCTAGACTAGCAGATGAATATCTATCGTAAGTCTATATACTAATCCTTTCTATTTGTCTAGTGCATAGTAAGTGTCAACAAGCTCCCTGACCCATTACATCACTGGAGCCTCACAGGAGCCCTGTAAGCCAGGGAAGGCAAAGCACATTGTCCCCAGTGTTCCAAGGAAAACGAATGGAGCTTATGCCGCATGCTTGAGGACATGCAGCCAGTGAGTGGTAGATCCACCCCACTtgctctttcttgtctttttcctccTGACTGTCCCAACTGaggcatttccttttcttccctccctaaAGAGGGTGCTCCAGAGGGCCCCCACCACATCCTCTAGCACCTGGGGCATCTCTGCAGGAATAGGCTGGTGACCAGCCAATGAGCGTGACGTGAGCAGATGGAGAACACACTCTGCCCACTGAGCAGGGCCCCTAACGGAAGTAGGATTGGCCAGCATTCCAACTTGCCAAGCAGCTCCACCTCACTGATGGAGGTTGTGAGGGAGTGAACTTTGCCGAGCACTCAACATatgccacctcttcctccctATGCAGTCTCTCCCTCAGTCCCTTACCCCTCTACCCACTCACCCTTTAACTGTGCttctgtgtttgtgtttctgtatATACCTGGGTGTATGCATATGCAGCAGGGTgggtgtatgtacatatacaacCATTTGAGAAGCTGCATAGTGCCGTGTCTAGTGGTGTAAATCTACATTGGTGTGTACAGAATTGTATCTACAGCATGTggatgcatgcgtgtgtgtgcacatcccTGTGAAAGTGTGGCTTATGTATGTGTATGCTTGTGTACACATGGGTCTATGCTGAGTGCATGTATATAAGGGCATGTCTGCATATCTATGTTTATCTGATTTGAATGGGTGTGAAAGGAAATACCCCTGAAAGCATATGTATTCCCTGTTGGTGACCCTTCTAGAACCACTATAATTCCCTTGGCCTGCTCCCATATGGTGGAGGGGCCCTATTTGGCCGGGCTGCTTAACTGACTGTTTCTTTCCAACTTCCTGTTCCAGGGAGCAGCATCTCCCAGTTCCCTTCCACTGTTTGCCCTGTCCCTCCATCCATCTGTGCTGTCTCCTAGATAGAAGACTGGGGAAGTGAATGTAGTCCTAAGAAGTGGTGAGCTAGTGCCTTGAGGTAGGAAGTGGTTAATCCATGGAAGAAGCTGCAAGTACAGAGCATTTCACTTTGTCCTAGAGGAACATGTTTCGGGGTAACAGGCTGGGGAGTGAGGCTGAAAGAGGCATTGAGAATAGACACTTGTACagtcacatacacatacacacacacaaatcttgTACGACAGTTGAAAACAAGAAAGTTACCACTGGAAGAGCTAAAATTGCCTCTTTATTTTTGGATACCCCATACAGAGATTCAGGTGGAGGGGAGAGCAGTGACTCCATGTCTGAAGCTCCCAATGTGGCTATTGAAAGGCTGGCTTCCTGGAGCCTAAGCATTGGTTGGTTGACGTGGATTTGGGTCTCCAGCACCCTGGAGGTGCTTTCAACCCTGTGGTGGCAAGCAGTTCATTTGGGATAAAGTCATAAAGGGAGATTGGAGCAGTGTGAAGAAAAGGAGGGTTTTAAGATTTGTCTGGAAGCAATGCACATGAAGGCTTCACAGCACAGAGGAAGGGCAGCGAGGCCAGTTGTAAATATCTCTATAGATCCATATAGCTAGATATAATACTATACCTTAAAAAGGATATCTTGCCCTGACGTGCTGCAATGAGAGCAGTTGAACTCTACTGCGACTCATACTCTGTAGGTTAAGTGTCAAAATGAGGTGGAGATTTGGCAGTGACACCCTTTCGGGAACGTGAACCTTCTGAGTTTGCTATGGATTTGGTCATTTTAGCCTGCACGTTGCCAGATCTCCCCTTGTTGAGTCTTGTATGTGGTCTGTCCTCTGTGTCATTTGAGTCCTCAGCTGTCCCCAaccccttcccagcccctccccagcctgcagTCACCCCCTGTCCAGCAAGCTGCCTCCATCCCATCCCTCTCCTCACCTCACACCAGGTAACTCTGGAAGTGCAGAATGCTTGGTAGTTTGGAGCTTGGGCAGCATCTGGGATGCAACAACCCCTATTTTACTCTTCTACCcaccttccatttctttccttcccatcGACTTCCCCGACCCAGGATCCCTTCTTTGCCACTATCATGGGAAGGACACCCCTGTCTGTCTTTCTgaagtatcattttattgtggGGATGTGTGACACGTTTCCTACCAAGTTCTTGCCAGTTCCATCTGCCACTGTGGGGTGCCTTTGCACAGGTCATGGACGATCTGCTGGGTCTTACTAGAGCCTGTCAAATGTATTCTTACAATTCATGTCATCTTGTTAATAGCAGGACTTCAAAGTCTTTGCATATTTAGAGCTGAGTTTTGCTGAGACTGTGGCCATTCCTAATGAGGTTTCCTCATTCCATATATATAATAGCTAACCCTTAAAGCCATTAACTAATGAATGCATTTATTAAGCTATCCACTCGCATGGTACCCTGCTGTGGTGATGAGCAGTAACTTTCTAGCTATTCCATAGCCCAACATCAAAGGAAATCGTGACTCGTCCTACTAGAAGTGTAGTGTCTTTGTGTTTGTTGTGTAGTGTCCTGTGATCaatataaaatctatattatCAGTGTTGGGTtttcaggggagggagggagaggatgttAAAGTCTCTCTTTGATAAACTTAAATTATGAAATAGCCCAGTTGTTCAGGGTCACTTCTATTGACTCAATTTGTGTGAGACTTTGCACTCACTATCTCGCCGGCCGGACTGCATGCCCAGGGTCAGTAGTCAGCAGAGCTAAAGGTGCCCGAATTTAGCACAGCTGGCTGTGGTGCCTGACATAGGGCAGTACCGGGGGATTCTTCAGAGGTCAGCCAAGTCGGTAACATTCTGTGAAGCAGATTAAATACAGTAAAATCAAACAAACGGAGGTCTTTGGAAGTGATGCTGGGCCCAGGCAGTGAAAatcaagaaaagaggagaaagaccAAGACCTGGATGTCCTGGACGACCTGACCCAAAAAGGGGCACAAAGCAGCAGAGCTTCACCAGGTGACTGGGTGGCTTCTTTGTCCTCATTAAATGTACATCTTTGCATGAAAAGGACCTTGACTGGTCTGGACTTTAACAAAGTAAAATATGAAGAAACGTAAAATTATGCTTCtgaaaaatatactgaaataaaattttgtaaatagctaaaagaaaaataaataaatataataacaagTACTCTACCAGGTCATCGTGTTTCCTCTCTGTTGGATTAGAAGATATTGAGCAGGACAGCTGTCTGGGCCCAGGAAACCTCTGGCTTCCATCACTCACTTCCCATGGCCTTCCCACCGCTTTTCACATAGACCTCTTCATACCCCAGGACAGTGGAAGCCATGGTTTTCAAGCCGAGGGGAATTAGCAACAGCACAGTTTAAATTAGTTTTGATTTTTGCAGAAGCCATTCTTAATCTtctaaaacaaaacttttaaaacagaACAGGCCACTGTGGTGCCAAAATACAAGGTAGAAGTTTCGTTCAATTTTATAGGGGGAGAGCCCCGACTTGAGCCCgcaagtcaaggctgcagtaagccataatcgtgccactgcactccagcctgggaaacagagcaagactgtctcaaaacaaaacaaaagggttGGAGGAAAGAACTTAAAAGAAGTAATATCTTCCAAGGTAGTGTtctcaaagagaaacaaaagggaGTAGAAATACGCCAGCTTCTTAGGAAGTCTCCCTCCAGTATCACTCTGGGTTGGGAAAGGAGGTTAAAAATTTATTGGAGATTATGGACCCCAGCTCTCCACGCACCAACTCCTCCCCACCCGCTTCTCTCAGAAGCACTCTGTGTGCCCTTGGACAAGACTTTGTTCATTTGGGAGCCTCTTCTAGTCCTGTCTCTCCCTGGCCCCTGACCAGCTAGCCAGCCCATTCTGACCCCAGGCTAGGTGCTCAAAGCTCTACCCATTAAGGGGAAGATTTTCCCTTGCCACTCTCTTTCAAGACCACCCCCAGGTGTGCCTGACATGCAGTGCCGTCCATTTTCAGCTTGTACACACAGACTGAACCAGCTCATTTATAAACCAGCTAGGGCCCTTTCCCTCCTACAGCTGGTCATAAAGGGCTCCCCCATGTGGTCACAGGTACAAAGTGGGGAAGGGGCGCTGGTACAACTGTGATAAGCAGTGTAGGGGTCAAAGCCATCTGCTCATGCAGTTACTTGTGCTCTCTGGTCCTGCACAGGCTGGGAACAGGCCAGCAATGTCATCCCTGCTCCTCTCAGCCACTGGATGGGAGCAGCCCCAGGGGAAGCATGGCCTCCACACAAGTACAGTTGTAGCTGATAAGTAACAATGCCTCCAATAGCAGATTCTCTTACTGGAGAGCTGAAAGACACACAACTCCATGGccaccacacaaacacaccttTCTATTGCTACTGTTGGTCTGCCTCTCGGAGCATAACATTTTTCACCTAATCAAAAACCCTCTTGTTACTCTAGGTTGGTATGGGCCAGGCCTCGAGAAATCCCACCCTGATACACTCTCCATGGAGAAGTATGTAAATCCTTTCGTGAAGAAAGTGAAACCTCCACCTTCCTCTCCAATAAATAAAAGTGGCTGCCCCATCACACCACCAGACAATGGCTAACTACTTGGAAATACCCAATTTAGTATTAGATAATGAGTCAGGAAAGGTTAGGTGCTGCTATTGTGACAATCCCAAAATCCCAGTGACTTGACCccccaaaaatgtttatttccttctcaCATTGCGCATCTAATGCAGGTCATCAGGGGAGCTTCTGCTCATGGTGGCAACTCAGGAACAAGCTGACAGAGATTTCATCGTGTGCTTCTACAATCTTTGTAGTAAGGGGAAGGGAAAGTAGTGGGGCTCACACTAGTAACTAAATACTGCAGCCAGAAAGGACATACCTCACTCAAACTCATGACTCATTAGGTAGAACCAACACCATAGCCTAACCCGACTATAAGGAACCAGGACATTCAGTTTGCTGTGTACCCAAGAGGGGTGATCTATATATTCTGGAATTGCACTAGTGGCAACCATAGGTGTCTTCCGTTGATCTTTGAAAGGATGTTACTTTCTCATTTCCCCGCTTAAAGGTACTCATGCCCTCCCTTTGTGGTAGTCTTCTCATCTTAAGCCAGTAACATATGCAAAAGTTCTAAAATACTGCCATTCATCAGTAAGAGTGTCTACTGTAGGTAGTATTCAGGAGAAGCTCCAGGCAGATAGTCATTCTCCTCATCCTTTCCCCCCAGGGAAAGGAAAAACAGCCCCTTTGCTATTTCTGACAGGCTGCACTACCAAAATCCCAGAGGTCATGGGAGTCAGGAGCTGAAACCTGGTCCCCAACTGTCTACAGTTTTAGGAGCAGACTTTTCTTGTGTAAGCTTTCTACCTTCACCTCTGAGGTTTGCAAGcaataggatagatatatatacatatacatatacatatacatatacatatacatatacatatacatatacatacatatacatacatatatacctatgataGGTATGAGAGGGATGAGAAGAGATTATTAGGAAAATTGGCTCActcaattatggaggctgagaagtcccacaaaaTACCATCTGCAAACTGGAGAGCCAAAGAAGCCAGAAGTGTGGCTCAGTCTAAGTCCAGTGAAGGCCTCAGAACCACAGAAGCCAATAGGTGTAACTCTCAGTCCCAGGCTGAAGTCCCAAGAACCCGGAAAGATGATGGTGCGAGTCCTAAagtccaaaggccagagagcCTGGAATTGATGTCCAAAAGCAGAAGAAGATGGATGTCACAGCTCCAGAAGACAGATAGTGCAAATTTGCCTTTCTTCTACCTTCTTGTTCAATCTGGGTCTCAGCCAATTGAATGGTGTCACCCACATTGagtgagggcagatcttccttATTCAGGCCATTGATTCAAATGCCAGTCACtcccagaaacaccctcatagacacactcagaaataatactTTATCAGCTATCTGGACATTAGCCCAGTCAacttgacacctaaaattaagtaTCACAGGCTGTATACCCCATTCTGGCTATAAGAAAGGCTAACTGCACCAGAGACACTAAAGCCAAAGCTGAGGAAGAAAAACTCCTCAACAGCTGAGTTGGTCCTGGGCACAGTGAATCTGGAGATGACCCAAACCTTCAGTGAACTCTCTCACGAAAACACAAGTCAACCTCTTTTGGAATCTCAGGGTTCCTGAGTTCTGATGAGGGCCCTGTCAAGAGTGAGGGCAGCTAAGAGGAAGTATGTGAAGCAGAGGTGGGGCAGGTGTTGATCCGGGTGGGCATTGATCATGGGTGGATGAGATTAACACGAAAGCACCCTTCATCCTACATGATCCCCCCAGCAATCACCCTGGGGCTCATTTTGAATGACCCCATTCTCATACAGAGGCTGATTATCAGCCTGAAGTGTTTCCTACCAGAAGCTGCAAATCCCAGTTTGATGGTGGAAGGTCTTCATTAACGCACTGAAAGGCAccgttaagaaaatgaaaaggcaagcacagactgggagaaaatatttgcaaaacacatgtcTGATAcaggacttgtatccaaaatatacaaagtactcataattcaacaataagaaaacaaaaaaaaattaaaaatg
It encodes:
- the GABRQ gene encoding gamma-aminobutyric acid receptor subunit theta precursor, whose protein sequence is MGIRGMLRAAVILLLIRTWLAEGNYPSPIPKFHFEFSSAVPEVVLNLFNCKNCANEAVVQKILDRVLSRYDVRLRPNFGGAPVPVRISIYVTSIEQISEMNMDYTITMFFHQTWKDSRLAYYETTLNLTLDYRMHEKLWVPDCYFLNSKDAFVHDVTVENRVFQLHPDGTVRYGIRLTTTAACSLDLHKFPMDKQACNLVVESYGYTVEDIILFWDDNGNAIHMTEELHIPQFTFLGRTITSKEVYFYTGSYIRLILKFQVQREVNSYLVQVYWPTVLTTITSWISFWMNYDSSAARVTIGLTSMLILTTIDSHLRDKLPNISCIKAIDIYILVCLFFVFLSLLEYVYINYLFYSRGPRRQPRRHRRPRRVIARYRYQQVVVGNVQDGLINVEDGVSSLPITPAQAPLASPESLGSLTSTSEQAQLATSESLSPLTSLSGQAPLATGESLSDLPSTSEQARHSYGVRFNGFQADDSIIPTEIRNRVEAHGHGVTHDHEDSNESLSSDERHGHGPSGKPMLHHGEKGVQEAGWDLDDNNDKSDCLAIKEQFKCDTNSTWGLNDDELMAHGQEKDSSSESEDSCPPSPGCSFTEGFSFDLFNPDYVPKVDKWSRFLFPLAFGLFNIVYWVYHMY